A genomic stretch from Pomacea canaliculata isolate SZHN2017 linkage group LG2, ASM307304v1, whole genome shotgun sequence includes:
- the LOC112556052 gene encoding uncharacterized protein LOC112556052, which yields MATGFDPKGVKETDPTSEEMKGMPFQEKMSVEIEGHLEQEREKETHCRRLENEVGSTPSNPCISTYSVKLPVFDEAVEDLDTFLGRFECVAQLQNWDVNSWGVMLGGQLRGRAAEVYLSLTDTERRDYEAVKVALREAFQLTPDSYRCQFRNERRLDRETFPQFATRLTRYVERWLSLSGKETKYEDLLDLVLQEQMLEVIGGEMAIYLRQCSPKTVKELAMLAERYADARRAAKRSPGVPGRTDYGQKDRNELTEQAGSQEITCFNCGKPGHIKKDCKNRKQSFVPGNSSKVTVVRCADQPAQSETGSYNPYCLATVGEKTVKALRDTGADVLVVDADLVAPTDLLPTHCSITMACKNEVLSCPTALVRLQSPFYCGEAITVVLANLVVPVIIGNHIERRDGTKVQCRFILHYHQCRHQLLQL from the exons ATGGCTACTGGATTTGATCCAAAGGGGGTTAAGGAAACTGATCCTACTTCAGAAGAGATGAAGGGAATGCCTttccaagaaaaaatgtctgtggAAATAGAGGGGCATCTAG aacaagaaagagaaaaagaaactcattGTCGACGGCTAGAGAATGAAGTGGGCTCAACCCCATCTAACCCATGTATCAGTACTTACAGTGTGAAACTTCCTGTGTTTGATGAAGCTGTGGAAGACTTAGATACTTTCTTAGGACGCTTTGAGTGTGTAGCTCAGCTACAGAACTGGGATGTAAATAGCTGGGGGGTGATGCTTGGGGGTCAATTGAGAGGCCGAGCAGCGGAGGTGTACTTGTCACTCACAGACACTGAGAGACGAGATTACGAGGCTGTGAAAGTAGCACTGAGAGAAGCATTTCAGCTGACTCCAGACTCCTACAGGTGTCAGTTTAGAAATGAACGAAGACTCGACAGAGAAACATTTCCTCAATTTGCCACCAGACTGACCCGCTATGTAGAAAGATGGCTGAGCTTGTCTGGAAAAGAGACAAAGTATGAAGACTTGCTCGATCTAGTTTTGCAAGAACAGATGTTAGAGGTTATAGGAGGAGAGATGGCCATCTATCTCCGCCAATGTTCTCCAAAGACTGTGAAGGAATTAGCGATGTTGGCGGAGCGCTACGCTGATGCACGTAGAGCTGCCAAACGTTCACCAGGAGTGCCAGGTCGAACTGACTATGGGCAAAAGGATAGGAATGAGTTGACAGAACAAGCTGGATCGCAGGAAATCACATGTTTTAATTGTGGGAAACCAGGACACATAAAGAAAGACTGTAAAAACcgaaaacaaagttttgttcCTGGAAATAGTTCGAAGGTGACTGTTGTTAGGTGCGCCGACCAGCCAGCACAATCAGAGACAGGGTCCTACAATCCTTATTGTCTGGCTACTGTCGGGGAGAAGACAGTGAAAGCTTTGCGTGACACAGGAGCTGATGTGTTGGTAGTGGATGCAGATTTGGTAGCTCCAACTGATTTGCTACCTACACACTGCAGTATAACCATGGCTTGCAAGAATGAGGTTCTCTCATGTCCAACTGCTTTAGTGCGATTACAAAGTCCATTCTATTGTGGTGAAGCAATAACTGTGGTACTCGCCAATCTGGTGGTGCCTGTCATCATAGGCAACCACATCGAGCGGAGAGATGGAACCAAAGTGCAGTGTCGGTTCATTCTCCATTACCACCAGTGCCGCCACCAGCTGTTGCAGTTGTGA